One genomic window of Anguilla anguilla isolate fAngAng1 chromosome 13, fAngAng1.pri, whole genome shotgun sequence includes the following:
- the LOC118210636 gene encoding zinc finger protein PLAGL2-like isoform X2, whose amino-acid sequence MATHSLQKTHQCSVCAKMFHRKDHLKNHLQTHDPNKEAFRCGECGKSYSTKLGYKRHAAMHAAANGDLTCKVCLLRLETTPALLEHLRGHSGGVAGGVKEKKHPCAHCERRFYTRKDVRRHMVVHTGRKDFLCQFCTQRFGRKDHLTRHAKKSHSQELLKGGAESQGVDPGGALGLAIKEELSPVMCSYSPMGLYGPHLQATPTSGGAYHPLMAGSLGMGCHMEPSNPLHHSHPHLHPRHPHHLHPTHSPPPRPPPQTLPGSTSYLKLEMESFLMDLQSGLPAPPLAEAPGSAPTSDLPHSLQAESPAPIAESLCMANMDVTHLLSFLPLSLPPYSAPLSAGGPTAGYSTSSNSSSASSSSSSTSHGTEPLSTPLTSLRTRPQEPSGHAFSSHTLPRFHQAFQ is encoded by the coding sequence ATGGCCACACATTCCCTGCAGAAGACACACCAGTGCTCCGTCTGTGCGAAGATGTTCCACCGTAAAGACCACCTGAAGAACCACCTGCAGACACACGACCCCAACAAGGAGGCCTTCAGGTGTGGAGAGTGCGGCAAGAGCTACAGCACCAAGCTGGGCTACAAGCGCCACGCGGCCATGCATGCCGCGGCTAACGGGGACCTTACCTGTAAGGTGTGCCTGCTGCGCCTGGAGACCACACCCGCCCTGCTGGAGCACCTGAGGGGCCACTCAGGTGGGGTGGCGGGCGGGGTCAAGGAGAAGAAGCACCCGTGCGCCCACTGCGAACGCCGTTTCTACACCCGCAAGGACGTGCGCCGCCACATGGTGGTGCACACGGGGCGCAAGGACTTCCTGTGCCAGTTCTGTACTCAGCGCTTTGGCCGCAAGGACCATCTCACCCGCCACGCCAAGAAGAGCCACTCCCAAGAGCTGCTGAAGGGTGGGGCCGAGTCGCAGGGCGTGGATCCGGGCGGGGCCCTGGGCCTGGCCATAAAGGAGGAGCTGAGCCCAGTGATGTGCAGCTACAGCCCCATGGGCCTCTACGGCCCCCATctgcaggccacgcccacttcaGGCGGGGCTTACCACCCCCTGATGGCTGGCTCTTTGGGGATGGGCTGCCACATGGAGCCCTCGAACCCACTCCACCACTCCCACCCGCACCTGCACCCCCGACACCCCCATCACCTGCACCCTacacactctcctccaccccgcccgcccccccagacCCTACCGGGATCTACCTCATACCTGAAACTAGAAATGGAGAGCTTCCTGATGGACCTGCAGAGTGGGCTTCCAGCCCCGCCATTGGCTGAGGCTCCGGGCTCTGCCCCCACCTCAGACCTCCCCCACAGCCTGCAGGCAGAGAGCCCTGCCCCCATCGCAGAGTCGCTGTGCATGGCCAACATGGACGTGACCCACCTTCTGAGCTTCCTTCCCCTCAGCCTACCTCCCTACAGTGCCCCCCTGAGCGCAGGAGGCCCTACTGCAGGCTACAGCACCTCCTCAAAttcttcctctgcctcctcttcctcctcctcaacCTCACATGGCACAGAGCCCCTCTCAACACCTCTTACCTCTCTGCGAACCAGACCTCAGGAGCCTTCGGGCCACGCCTTTAGCAGCCACACTCTTCCACGCTTCCACCAGGCCTTCCAGTGA